The Candidatus Zixiibacteriota bacterium sequence CTGGCGCTTAATGACGCCGGCATCAACCTCGATAAAGTTGACTATGTCAATAGTCACGGTACTTCGACCGGTTTGGGCGATATCGCGGAAGTCAAGGCTCTGAAAACCGTATTCGGTGAATACGCTTATAAATTGGTGATCAATTCCACAAAATCGATGATTGGACATTTGCTGGGAGCGGCCGGGGGGGTCGAAACGGCTGTAACCGCCAAATCAATCAAAGAACAAATGGTGCATCCGACCGCGAATATTGATAATCAGGATGAGGAATGCGATCTTGATTTTGCGGCGGACGGGAAACGCTCAATGAAAATCAGGAATGCTATCACTAATTCATTCGGTTTTGGCGGACATAACGTCAGTATTGTCCTGTCCGCTCATGATTAGAATAAATTAAGATGGGCATCTGGGAATCGATTAAAGAACTGTTTGGAGCCGGGAGGGCCGTCGAGAATCAAAAATTATTGGTCAGGTTTCAGAAAAAAATAGAATACTCATTCAAAGATGATAACCTGCTCCATGTAGCCTTGACTCATCGCTCCTTCGCAAAGTTGGGCGAAAAAGACTGGCTGCCCTCCAACGAACGGCTGGAATTTCTGGGTGATTCTGTGCTCGGTCTCGTCGCCGCAGATTATCTTTTTAACAAATATCCCGAAAAGCCCGAGGGTGATTTAACGAAATTTAAGGCTTTGCTCGTTAATGAAACCACTCTGGCCCGACAATCCGCTAAGTTCAATTTGGGCGATTTTATTCTACTTTCTACCGAAGAGGAGAAAGCGGGCGGACGTGAAAGAGCATCCATTTTGGCCGATGCTTTTGAAGCCGTTATCGGGGCGATATTCATTGACGGCGGATTATCGCCGGTCAGATCGTTTATCGAAAGGACTATTTTAGTCTACTCCGATGAAATTGCCGCCGACAAAACCTACATCAATTATAAAGGGGAACTGCTCGAATACCTTCAAGCCCGCAGCGAAGGAATGCCTCGATATGAAGTCGTCAGCGAAGAAGGGCCGGACCATCACAAAACATTTACAATCGAAGTAATCGCCAACGGCAATGTTATCAGCAACGGCGTCGGCTCATCCAAGAAAGACGCCGAACAAAAGGCGGCCGCCGCCGCTTTGAGAAAATTAATAGAGGGAGACAAGTAGCCGCGGATAGATTTGACACGGGGGTACACGAGCATTAGATTCATAAATGAAAAGTAATGCCGGTAATCATGCGCGTTTTAATAACGCGCGAGATTAAATGATATAATGGAGGTTTGAATGAATATTGTCGTTATCATAAAACAGGTTCCTGAAATTGAATTGGTCCGCGTTGACGACGCATCCGGAGAGGTCAATCTTCCTTCGGGTCCCGGGGTTGTTAATCCCTTCGATGAATACGCCATCGAAGAAGCGCTTAAAATAAAAGGATCCAACGGGGGCAAGGTTACGGTCCTTACAGTCGGCAGCGATAGAGCCGAATCGGCCCTGCGTCAGGCGTTATCGGTCGGAGCCGATGAAGCGATTCTCGTTACCGATCCGGCCTTTGAAAATTCCGACGGAATGGCAACCGCCAAAATATTGGCTGCCGCCATAAATAAAATTGGCGATGTCAATCTCGTTCTGGCCGGTAAGCAGGCGATCGATGACGATGCTGCCGTTGTCCCGGCTGCCCTGGCCGCTAATCTCGACTGGCCCCAGATTTTATTCGCACGCAAAACTGAAAGTATAGCAGGTAGCGAAGCGGTCTTCCAGCGGACGACTGAAGAAGGATACGATACCGTAAGCACATCGCTCCCCGCGGTGGTATCGGTCGTCAAGGAAATTAACGAACCTCGGTTGCCTTCATTGAAGGGGAAAATGGCCGCCAGGAAAGCACCCATCACAAAATGGGCCGCATCCGATATTGGTATCGACGCCTTGAGTGTGGGCGCCAATTCCCCGACCAAATCGATTAAAGCCGCATCGCCTCCTCTGCGCCAAAAAGGAGAAATGATCGAGGGAGAAACTCCCGAAGAAATTGCCGATAAGCTGGTAAAAAAACTTCGTGATAATCAGGTTCTGTAGGCTGATTTTACATATCTTTAGACTTAATTTTTTAAAAAAAAGAGCTTGATTTTCGTATAGCTATTTATTAATTCCATTTTGTAAAACGGCTACCAGGATACATCTCGATTGAGGTTTATTTATGCGTTGCGATTTTTGCGGCGATAATATAGAAGGCGTCCCGTTCCAGAAAGACGGGATGACCTTTTGTACGCTGGAATGCTCCGATGCACTGGAGACGGGCGAAGCGATTCCTCTGGGCGAAGAAATGCTCGACGATTCCGAAGACAGTGATGACGATGATTATGATCTGAACGATGAAGAAGAAGATGATTACGAGGATGACAATTACGCCGACGGGGACTTGATTGAAGATCCGAAGTCGGAAGACTTGTGATAGTTTGTGATATTTTTTTCGTATAGATAATTTATATCTGTCCGTATAACCCGATATACTCAATAAAGCGGCGGCCTGAATTTCAAACCTCCGCCGCCGGGGTCTTATGCTGATTACATTATATATATTTTTGACGATTATTTGTATGGCGGTATTGATTATCGTTCTATCCAAAACTGTTTTCGATATTTCATTTCAAAGAAAACAGTTCAGCCTGCTTGTGTCCGTATTGCGCTGTGGTCTTTTTTTTGATTTCCCCGATAAACGAATTGGTTTTTATTTGAACGGATTTAAAAAACTATCATTCGCGATTAAAAGCAGCGACAAGGCGAAAAAAGAGAAAGCCCTCTCCAAAAAAGAAAAGATCAAAAAAGATAAAAAGATAAAAAAAGAAAAAAAGCGGTTTCCGCTGAGTTTAGGAATAAGACTTGCCCGGGCCGGATTTCTTTTCGTCTGCCGGTTTTTCTCGCGCGTACAATATGATACCGGGCAGTTAGTCTATGAACCGGTGATGGTCAATCCGGCCGTGGCCGGAATGGCCTACGGATGGAGCAAAGCTATTATGGGAATGTTTCCCGGACCGGGCGGGTCGCTTCAATTTTTGCCCCGCTTCGAAGGCGGCCAAAGCCGGATATCGGGACGGCTGA is a genomic window containing:
- the rnc gene encoding ribonuclease III, with protein sequence MGIWESIKELFGAGRAVENQKLLVRFQKKIEYSFKDDNLLHVALTHRSFAKLGEKDWLPSNERLEFLGDSVLGLVAADYLFNKYPEKPEGDLTKFKALLVNETTLARQSAKFNLGDFILLSTEEEKAGGRERASILADAFEAVIGAIFIDGGLSPVRSFIERTILVYSDEIAADKTYINYKGELLEYLQARSEGMPRYEVVSEEGPDHHKTFTIEVIANGNVISNGVGSSKKDAEQKAAAAALRKLIEGDK
- a CDS encoding electron transfer flavoprotein subunit beta/FixA family protein is translated as MNIVVIIKQVPEIELVRVDDASGEVNLPSGPGVVNPFDEYAIEEALKIKGSNGGKVTVLTVGSDRAESALRQALSVGADEAILVTDPAFENSDGMATAKILAAAINKIGDVNLVLAGKQAIDDDAAVVPAALAANLDWPQILFARKTESIAGSEAVFQRTTEEGYDTVSTSLPAVVSVVKEINEPRLPSLKGKMAARKAPITKWAASDIGIDALSVGANSPTKSIKAASPPLRQKGEMIEGETPEEIADKLVKKLRDNQVL